The following proteins come from a genomic window of Eretmochelys imbricata isolate rEreImb1 chromosome 11, rEreImb1.hap1, whole genome shotgun sequence:
- the LOC144272054 gene encoding LOW QUALITY PROTEIN: keratin, type II cytoskeletal 8-like (The sequence of the model RefSeq protein was modified relative to this genomic sequence to represent the inferred CDS: deleted 2 bases in 1 codon) — MFRRWRRRGSNSGRPLLRASLAPGAMSSYPRSRPMGFSSRSQGSLPSRGSPYRAGSGFQPGLRSSPSLSRLGPSGLSSSFLLASLPSLEIDPALHQIRSEEKEQIKGLNNQFVSFIDKVRNLEQQNKVLETQLKLLKDKDQYKSKLGQIMARSSQSLKRQIETLSQDKGKLRAELDHMQVLVEELKGRYEDEINRRNQLENEFVVTKEDLDNLYLQKVEIESKLESITDEINYLKQLYDEEIRELQSQIQNTQVTVEMDNSRELEMKQIIDEVKAQYQAMAAKSREEAEQWYKHKVDDMATQARKHNDEMKSIKDEIAELSRYAQRVNADIEALKNQRASLESAMVLAEEQGEQAGRSARDTVQELEEVLKGAKQDMARKVREYQQLMNIKLALDMEIATYRKLLEGEENRMISQGPNLHFSTMDKRAGLLSPRVALPSPGRAATPPGPEPASSPKRPILIKTVETKDGKVLSESSHFSEN, encoded by the exons ATGTTTAGGCGCTGGCGGCGGCGGGGCTCGAACTCCGGCCGCCCCTTGCTCCGCGCG TCCCTCGCTCCCGGGGCCATGAGCAGCTACCCGCGCTCCCGGCCGATGGGCTTCAGCAGCCGCTCCCAGGGCTCGCTGCCCAGCCGCGGCTCCCCGTACCGGGCCGGCTCGGGCTTCCAGCCGGGGCTCCGCAGCTCCCCCAGCCTGAGCCGCCTCGGCCCCAGCGGCCTGTCCAGCTCCTTCCTGCTCGCCTCGCTGCCCAGCCTGGAGATCGACCCGGCGCTGCACCAGATCCGCAGCGAGGAGAAGGAGCAGATCAAGGGGCTCAACAACCAGTTCGTCTCCTTCATCGACAAG GTCCGTAACCTCGAGCAGCAGAACAAAGTGCTGGAGACGCAGCTGAAGCTGCTGAAGGACAAGGACCAGTACAAGTCCAAGCTGGGGCAGATCATGGCGCGCTCCAGCCAGTCCCTGAAGCGGCAGATCGAGACGCTGAGCCAGGACAAAGGGAAGCTGCGGGCGGAGCTGGACCACATGCAGGTGCTGGTGGAGGAGCTGAAGGGCAG gtaCGAGGATGAGATCAACCGGCGGAACCAACTGGAGAATGAATTCGTTGTGACGAAGGAG GATCTCGACAACCTGTATCTTCAGAAGGTGGAGATCGAATCGAAGCTGGAGAGTATCACGGATGAAATCAACTACCTCAAGCAGCTGTATGACGAG GAAATCCGGGAGCTGCAGTCCCAGATCCAGAACACGCAGGTGACGGTGGAGATGGATAACAGCCGGGAGCTGGAGATGAAGCAGATCATAGATGAGGTGAAGGCCCAGTACCAGGCCATGGCAGCCAAGAGCCGCGAGGAGGCCGAACAGTGGTACAAGCACAAG gttGACGACATGGCGACCCAGGCCCGGAAGCACAACGACGAGATGAAAAGCATCAAGGATGAGATCGCGGAGCTGAGCCGCTACGCCCAGAGGGTCAATGCTGACATCGAGGCCCTGAAGAACCAG CGAGCCAGCCTGGAGAGCGCCATGGTGCTGGCGGAGGAGCAGGGCGAGCAGGCCGGGCGCAGCGCCAGGGACACGgtgcaggagctggaggaggtgcTGAAGGGGGCCAAGCAGGACATGGCACGCAAGGTGCGCGAGTACCAGCAGCTGATGAATATCAAGCTGGCCCTGGACATGGAGATCGCCACCTACCGCAAGCTTCTGGAGGGCGAGGAGAACCG GATGATCAGCCAAGGCCCGAACCTGCATTTCAGCACCATGGACAAACGGG CTGGACTCCTGTCTCCCCGAGTGGCACTCCCCTCCCCGGGCAGGGCTGCTACGCCGCCAGGGCCCGAGCCAGCCTCCTCACCTAAGAGGCCGATCCTGATCAAGACCGTCGAGACCAAGGATGGGAAGGTGCTCTCGGAGTCCAGCCACTTCTCAGAAAACTAG